A stretch of DNA from Parabacteroides pacaensis:
GGTAAAAAATGTAATTGCTTTGTTCCTGGCGGAGGTTCTTTTCCGGGTATTGAAGGAGACGCAAGCTGATGAAGCTTTATTTGCGTTCTTGTATGAGTCTGTTTTTTTATTGGAATCTACAGATAAAAGTGTGGCAAATTTCCATTTGGTTTTTTTATTGCATTTGCTCCATTATTTAGGTATTTTCCCGAATCTGGATTCCTATCGGTTTGCTAGTTATTTTGATATGTTAAACGCTGTTTTTGTGGATGCTGTTCCTATGCATAAATATTTTCTTACTCCGGAAGAAAGTCAAGTCTTTGCCAATTTGTTACGGATAAGTTTTGATAATATGCATGTTTATGCGTTTTCGCGTGCAGACCGGGTCGGTATTGTTAACCGGATCATCGAGTACTATCGTCTTCATTTGCCGGAATTCCCTGAAATAAAGTCCATTGCCGTGATGCAGAGCCTTTTTGATTAATGGAACGATTTTCTGTTTATTGCATTAAACACCTAAAATAGTTGTGCATCTAAGTAAAAGGTTATATTTTTGCAACTCATTAACAGGGTCCTGTAGTTCAATGGATAGAACGGAAGTTTCCTAAACTTTAAATCCGGGTTCGATTCCCGGCGGGACTACTAATTTTAAAATAATACCCGTTGTAAATTAGGAATTTGCAACGGGTTTTTCTTTTGTCTTGTAACGATATTTGGAACAAAATGTACTTTTCAATAAAAAATCACAAGAATACTTGTCCTTTGCCTGTTATCACATAATACAAGTTTATATTATATGCCTCTACAGCTCGTTTAAGAGCATAAAGGGGCACGTTCATAGATTGTTCCGTCTCCATCCGGTAGATGTTGTTGGAAGGAATGCCAACCACTTCACCGAACTGTCGTTTGCTTTTGATCTTCCGCATTCCGATAAGTTGATACATAACATCGATGAAACGTTGTGTTATTTCCCTTGATTCGGTTGTTTTGCTTTCATCTGAACTTGAACGTGCCATATTCTTTATTATTTACGTTTAATAGCCATTGCAGAGCCCTGCAATCCTTCTCTTTTGGTTAAGGTATTAAAATAGGGTTCGATTTTCAAGTTGATAATTCCATTTGCTCCCTGTTTTACCGCTTCATTATAAAGTCCATCTACTACATCTTGTTGAGTAGCGTAAATTATTTTATGAGTAGTTAGCAGCCCATCCCCATAACTTACATTTTTAGCGTTATTATTTTTTTTATTCTGTTTATTTTCTGTTCCTGATAAGACTAATGTAGAAATAGAACCGATTGCATCATATTCAAAGGATACAGAATTTGCTTCCGAAATAAAAAATCCTTTTGTTGTGTATTTTGTATAATCCACAAAAGAGGAAGATGTACTAAATTTAGCAGTTGGCATACAGCTGGTGAAAAATATACAAAAAGTGATAGCCGGAAGTAATAAAATCTTTTTCATATTGTTCAATTTTTGATTGTAATAAAATCATTTAACATCCCAGAGAATAGTCTCTTTATATTCCTTATTTTTATACTTATATTCTATTATTAAAGCAGGTAAATAAGTTTGGTAAAGTGACATATTAAATGTTCTTATAGTATTGGGTTCTAATATTCCTAAAAGAGTAGAATCAGCCATAGCAATAGTAGTATTAGTAGATGTGTCTATTACATAAATATTAGTTAAGGTAATTTCGCTTTCAGTTACGTTTAATATATGAGTACTGATACTACCAGTGACATACCCGTTCATATTTATAATAGATACTTCTTGCGTTACCTCTATATTCTCTTTAACTATATGGATTTCGCAGCTTGCCGTATGTTCTCCATCAGGAGTGCTAGCCGAAATAATACAATCTCCTTCAGAAATTCCTTTTATTACTCCATGTTCATTCACTGTAGCAATATTAGGATTTGATGACTTCCATATAAGATCCACTTCGGTTGCCTCAACAGGAGTTACAATAAGTTGTAAGGAATATTCTTTTCCTATGCCTATTTTTTTATTAGGTGGGACTATCGCTAAATCTGTTATTTTTATAATAGGCTTTCCTGTCGAATACGAAAGTTTATAAATTTCAGTACTGTCTTTTCCATTAATGGTTAAATGATATGTGCCTATGACTTCGTTATTCTCAAATGATAATGACATTTCACAAGTATCATAGGAGGGAAGTTTGACTAGGTAAGACCATTCATTTTCATTATAATTCCCAAAAATATTTTCTTTTGAGATATGTAAAGGTGTTATTTCTATAAAGGTCGAATCGTTTGTAAATAGAACTTTCTCTGTCGGTATCATAAGTCTTGCAGCATGTCTAATAACATTACCTTCGTTATCTATTTGGGCACACCAATCTCTTGCTTTAGGATTCCTCTTTAATTCATTTTCGTTAATAGTACAAAAGAAAAAATCATCGAACATCGTAACATCAGAATAAAAATATCCATCAAATACTTTTGCAAATTTTGTTTTACCGTCTTTAGGAGAAACAATCACAGGAGAACATTCATAAAATTTGTATGCTTCATCTCCTTCTAACACATTAGCAACTAAAATATTTCCGTTTTTCAATAGGCGAAAATTGTGTGCTCGTGATGAGTATTGATTATTTTTATGTAAAGTCTCCCATATACATTCACCAGTGCTTGTAAATTTTGCTATCCAGAAGTTCTTTCTACTTTCAGGAGTATTCCGAGAACCATATAAATATCTTACATTATTTTCTTCATCAACAAATAGAGAATATCTTACTAAAGTTTCTGGATCATTTGGATAACACCCAGTACCTTTATAAATTTCTTCTTTTATGCCAGTATCAATGGGTGCTGGTTGCAATTCATCTTTTCCACAGGAAAACAAAGCTAAAATTAATGCTAATAAAAATAATGTTTGCTTCATTATATTTGGATTTAATGGTTAGTATTTAAGTTATTTAGTTCCATTTATTAATATGTGCTACTCCGATAACAATAGCCCAGTCTTGTATTTCTTCGACCGGTAAATCAAAAGGCATATAACCTTCTTCAACGTTGAAAGAAACACACTGTATATATTGTGTTCCTAGATCGGATTGCATCACCTTTTTTATTATGATACCATCAGGTGTAGCTAAGGCATATACTTCACCCCAGCGTAAGTAACTCCGGCTTTTCCAGAGTTTGCAAGCGACAACGTCATTATTAAAAATACTTTTTTCAGGGATATTCCGATTTATCATACTTCTACCACTAGCTATCAAGGTGAAATCATGACCTTTTAGATTAGGAATGGAATATTTTTTGCATTTATATTCTTCTATAGCAATAGCAAAGCCTCCCGGCATACCACAAAAAGCTGCGCTTGCTTCAAAGTGAGGTTTTAGAGAATCAGTATCGACATTTGTTAGCATAGGTACTCCGTCTTGATCTGCGCTTTCTGGTAACGGTCTCCCTACTCCATCTTCGAGCCAATCACGCGATACTTGATAAACAGAACATAGTCTTTTAATAGGAGAGAAAGTAACGTTAGCTTTCCCTTCCTTTACCTTATTAATAAGGCTGACGGGAACACCTATATTTTCGGCTATTGTGGCATAGCTTTGTTTTGCATTGTCCTGGTCTCGAACATTGTCTTTTATGTAGTCTACGATCTCAATAAACCTTTGAGATATGGCTGTAGCTTCGACTGTTGGTTCTTCGGCAGGGAAAAGAGTGCCTGGTTCTTCTTTGAGCATTGGGCCTTCACCGGATAATAACCAAGATTTACTAAATTCAGAAAATACAGATAATATCTTGTTTGCCATTTGTGGAGATATATTTTTAGTTTTACCTTTTTGTATATCATAAATGGCTTGAGCTCTCTCTAATCCTATCCTTTCAGAAAAAGATTTTGCGTTGAACCCAGTATGTTTTAAAATAGCATCTATTATTTCCTGTGCAGACATAATAAAAAAACTTAAATACAGATTATTTCTTTATTTTCTATTGTTTATACAGATATTTTCTGTATATTTGCATAGTGATTATAAACAATCAGTAATCACAACACAAAGTAAACAACAAATATAGAATAAAAAAATGACCCGAAGAGGTCAAAATGATATAAAAATACCCTGTTAGGGTAAATTCTTTGACGTATTTAGGCTTTCATCACCTGCAGAAATGAGGTTAAAGGATGAAAGAGTTTACGAAAGCACTCCACAGGGGAGTGCCCAGAGAAAGCTAACTGGCGTTCAGCTAATATATGTGTTACCTTTCGGTGTTGAGGCTGTAAGTCCTTAGGTTAACCGTCGCATGATATTAACTGGATGCTTATATATGCCCTGTATGGTCTTTGAGCCTACTGTTTAATCAAGTGCAGGGTACAATGATTAAATTATAAACATTCAATTTTAATTATTAGGTTTAATAAATCCTACCGGGTTGCGTGGCTTGGTTTGCAGTTTGTTTTGAGCTTGCAGTTCTGCCAAAGTCTGATTGATAAGCTCAAGTTGCATACGGGTATCATCGTTGATGTCGTTGTAATCGGCGAATACATCTTCGATATAGTCTTTTAATTCTTTCATTTGAGTTTCCAATTGATCTACTCTATCTATGGGAGGATTGGCAATTAGTTGACGTATGGCAACGAATGCACGGACTACCAAAACGCTGGTCTGTATTGCTATATCACTTCTAAGCACACTCGATAGCATGACCACACCATGTTCTGTAAATGCCAGTGGCAAAGCTGTTTTAGGTCGTTTACTTCGGGATGTCATCACAATTTGTGATGACATATTGTCCCATTCGTCCTTTGATAACTGAAACATAAAATCTTCCGGGAAGCGGTTTATATTACGTTTTACAGACTGGTTGAGGACACGTGTTTCAACTTGATAGAGTTCTGCCAAGTCGTAGTCAAGCATTACCTTTTGACCCCGTATCTCGTATATTTTATTTTGGATGAGTTGTAATTGTTCCATCTGATTGTAATGTAAGGGTGATATAAACGATTACCTTTTGCTAAGGTTCTCGATGGTACGTTGCTGGCTTTCGATAATGTTAAACAATCGTTCTTGGGTAATGGGGGATATCCTGCTGTATTCAACTGTTGGTTCAGCAGCCCGCATTGTTAACGAATCTTCTTCAAGGTCAAAGGGATTGCTTTTAAGCATTTCACCCTTGCCGGTAAGTAACCAATCACCTGAAATGCGTTCGCATTTTGAATATATTAAATCAATATCAAATGTATTCCGAGTTATCCATGTGTTGATGGTTTGTGGTTTAACTCCTAATTTACAGGCAAATTGAGCTTTATTGCCTTTGCAGAAATAATCAATTAAAGCCTCAAGTATTTCGCTTTTTTCCATATTGCAAATGTTAAATATTCATTTTGAGTAAAATAAATTCGCAATTTGCTTTGTTGTTATTCGCAAAACGCGTATCTTTACATCATCATAATAAACGACATACAAAGTAACAATAAAATAGGAAGTAAAACAATAACCTGAAAGGGTCAAAATTAAAAAATAATCATCATGAAAGCAAGGTACAACAAATCAGACATTATGAAACAAGCTTGGGCAAATTTCAGAAAAGGTACTCACAAAACATTTTCCAAATGTTTGCAAGCAGCCTGGAAGACAGCTAAGGTCTTTCAGCAGAAACAGAATGACTTCATGGCGAAACTACAGGCAGAGATGGCAAAAATTGAAGCTTCTTTTAAATGTACTCCGACAGTTTACCATGTTTATGAAGGTGAACCTTATGCAGATTATGAATCAAATAAATATATGGGAGATTAAGATTATGAAGACAGGAACTAAAGTTATTGCTTACTGGGTATCTAATGAGGTTGGAAAGGTAGTTCAATTTAACCCTAAAACCCAAACAGTAAATATAAAGTATTCCCGTGGGATGGGAATGGTAACAGAGCATATCTCACGCGTTAAAGTCGTGAATTAATAGTAGGTGTTTTCCATGGTGTTTAGATTAGGTTAAAAAGCAGCCGGGTGAAAGTCCCGGCATCCGGGCGGTAAGTATTCAGGGATGAAACGTTACAGAGTGCGCACAAAGTAAAAAGGCTGGTTTGATGCCAGCACCGTCCACAATTCAAACAATTTAAATTTAGTTATTATGGGATACAAAGAATCAATAGAAAAACTTAGAAACCGATGTGTAAAAGGTGACGTAGTAGAGTTCTGTAAGATGGTACCTTGCAGTACTATGATATTTTATAGTGCTTGTAAAAAAGAAGACTGGCAAGCATTAACACCTACTGAACTTGCCGTTATTAATTCTGCATTTCTCTTTTTTAAAAAACGAGATGAAATGGCAGAAGCTACTAAAGTATTAGCCGAAGAGTTATGATGCCTTTAACTCGAAGTGAAACCGAAGCCGTCTTGATGTTGACAGAACATGAAGTTATCAAGATTGCCGCTGATAAACGTTGTGTCTCGGAACACACGGAAAAGAATCAGATTAAAGCGGCTATGGCAAAGCTGGGAGTTACAACGCAAATAGGGTTGATGAAAGAAGTGTTCCGGCGAGTGTATGGTGTTGAATACTCTTTTGAAGAGGCTAAAAGAATACTTATTTCCCTTTGTCTTTTAGTGTTGTTTCTGGGTAATATGAACCATGTAGACCAAGCACGAAGGGGACGCAGAGTTAGAAGGCGTGTAGAAACAGAATTTGTAATTGAAGGAGAGTTTGAGACATGGCAGTAGTAGAACAAATTATTAAGATGACTAAAGCAGACCTGCATGAGTTTGTTGCAGACATCGAAGAGAAAAAAGCAAAAGCGGAAGCCTATGACAAATTTTATAACATTTTAGTGCCTATCTCATGGATTGAGACGGTACATAAAGTGAATGCAGTTACAGTACGGCGTTACATAGAACGCGGTTTGATTATACCGGAAGAACGACAGTCAAGAACTGAACATTACAAGTTTCGTTTATCGTATGTTCTCCGATTGGATTTTCACAAATTAAGAAGACAACTTAAATCTATAAGGTGATGAAAATAATATTATCACTCGTTTATCTATTCATTTCCTTAATTGCCCTTCTTGGAGAATACACAGGAACAGATTACGTTGTAGAATTAGGATATTACCTATTCTGGGGTATCAACTGCCTTATAGCAGTTCCTCTGGTCAACAAGCAACTAAAACGTTTAGACAATCATTAACACTAAAAAAATAACGAAAATGACATTAATTAAACGACCGTCCGAACTGAATGTTCAGACCACCATCAAAGTATTAATTTACGGGCAACCGGGTTTAGGAAAGACAACCCTTGCCTTAAGTTCTCCGGATCCGGTATTGTTTGATTTCGACAATGGGGTGCACCGTATCAATGCGGCCCACAAAGTTCCTACCCTTCAGATTAGTTCCTGGGATGAGGTGATAGAAACATTACAGGATAATTTATCAGAGTTTAAGACAATTGTTATTGACACGGCCGGAAAGATGCTGGACTATATGTCGGCTTATATCATCCGCAATGACCCGAAGATGGGACAGCGGGACGGTAGCCTGTCCCTTAAAGGTTATGGAGCCCGGAAACAGATGTTTATTAACTTCCTGCGGCAAGTCTCCATGATGGGGAAACACATCATTTTCGTAGCCCATGAAAAGGAAGACAAGGAAGGCGACCAGAAAATCATCCGACCGGAGATAGGCGGTTCCTCGGCAAACGATATGATTAAAGAGCTTGATCTTGTGGGCTACATGCAGGCTATTGGAAAAGACCGAACTATCTCTTTCGACCCATGTGAAAAGTTCTACGGGAAAAACACCTGCAACCTACCTTCTACAATTAAGGTTGCCAAGGTCGTTAATGAAAATGGCATTGCCTGTGGGGATAACAATTTTATGGCTTCCATCTTTGATTCATACCAAAAGTATTTAAAAGAACAGGTAGACCGGGCAGGGGAATACGAAGCCTTGATAGATTTGATAAAAATCAACGTGGAGGCGATTGTAAATGCAGACACAGCCAATGAAATCGTAGACAAAGTGCTAAAGTTTGAACATGTCTGGGACAGCAAGCTAAAGGCAGCTTCGATGATTTCAAAGCGTTGTGCGGAGCTAGGGTTGAAGCTTAATAAACTGACTAAGAAGTATGAAGATGCAAAAGCAACAACAGCAGCCTAAGTACAAGTTTTATCCAAGTCTCCTCGACAAGTTCGGGGAGTACCTGAACAGTGCCGCGCAGGTAGACAAGCCTTGGAACGTAGACAAAACACCCGATGAAGTAGTAGAAGGTATCGAACAGGAGTTATTGAACATGATTAACCGGGTTCCCTTCGAGAGTGAAGCGACAGATCGGGGGACGGCATTTAATGAACTTGTTGACCTATCCATCGAAAACCGGAAACAGTTCAACCAGTTGCTAAACGAACCCGGTAATATAACTTATACCCTTACCAAGAAGGACGGCCGCACAGCTACCTTTACTTTTCCTCGTTCTATCGTGGAAGAGTTCGCAGAGTATTTCCGGGGTTCTATCCCACAGGTGCTTTGCCAGGGAACCTTGACAACCAAGTATGGTGTAGTTGAACTATACGGATATTCAGACGAAGTAAAGCAGGATATGGTGTACGATATAAAAACCACCTCACAGTATAGTTTTCCAAAATACCATAACGGCTGGCAAAAACACGTTTACCCCTTTTGTTTGACACAGCGAGGTTGCCATATTTCGGGGTTTGAGTATACAATAACCGATTTTCGGAACTCCTATCAAGAGTATTACCCGTTTAATTATTGGAAGTCGGAAGAAGCCCTCAGGCTGCACAGTGAACGGTTGATTGAATACTTGGAATCAAAACGGGAATTGATAACGGATAAGAAAATTTTCGCAGAAGAATGACCATCGAATTCGTAAAAGAAAACGGCATAATCTCCCGGTTCAGCCATCCTTTAAAATACGCTTTTTCCCTTCTTAAGAACGGGGAATATATCTTGGAGATCAAGCGCAAGGTAAGGAAACGGACATTGGATCAAAACGCCTTGATGTGGATGTGGTTTACCTGCATCGAACATGAGACCGGCACGTTAAAGCAGGACGTACACGATTATTATTGCACGAAGTTTCTTTCACGAAAGACAATGATAAAAGGGGAAGAAGTAATAGTTGTCGGGGGTACATCGAAGCTGAACACAGCCAGCATGACGGATTTTTTAAACAAGGTACAAGCGGAATCCGCCAGTGAATGGGGTATTCGTCTGCCCTCTCCCGATGATGTTTACTTTGATTATTTCAAAAACGAGTATGAACGACTTTCAAAATTTTAAAACTCATGGAAGAAAGAGAACACAACATCAAAAAAGCCGTACTTAACGGCCGTCAACTCACAGTAACTTATACGGAAACCTATCCCGAAGGCGATAAGGACATAACCGTCAAGTCTGAAATCCCGGCACACAAGGATTGCACGGATGCCTTCAAGAAGCTTATCCCGCACTTTATCCTTCTTACCGAAATGAAGGAATCGGACGAAGTAAGCAGGCGTGCCGCAGAATCGGGCATTGAGAACATAGGCGATGACGATGATTTCAAGAACGCCGAGGTTTACGGTATTAAGATGGGTAAAAGCGATGGAAATGTCAGCACGGTAACCCTGATGGGTGAACGGTACCTGAAAACAGGCGGTTCAGTGGAATTCAATTCACTGGCGCAAGTCCTTGAACCGGAAGGCGGAGAGTTTGAATATCCCTACATCAATGAATTGAACTTGGCTATCCAAGCTGTCTTGTATGAAGTAAAGGAATACCTTTTCAACGGGAAATACGCCATCGTTCAAAAGGAAATAAACTTTGAAGTCATGGCAGATGCACCGTTCGAAGCGGAAATAGGGAAAATGGAAGATACGGACACCGGAGCGTTTACCCCAATCACAATAGCGAAACCCAAGCGCGGCCGTCGCAAGAAAAGTGAAACCATGACAGCAGTACCGGCATGTTAATCCAAGAGGACGAAAAGAATTATTATGTACAATTCAACTACCACCCCATGATGATAGAAGTAGTAAAACGGATTCCCGGNACCCAAGCGCGGCCGTCGCAAGAAAAGTGAAACCATGACAGCAGTACCGGCATGTTAATCCAAGAGGACGAAAAGAATTATTATGTACAATTCAACTACCACCCCATGATGATAGAAGTAGTAAAACGGATTCCCGGCAGGAAATTCGATGGCAAACTTAATATGTGGGTGGTACCGAAAAGTTATTTTCCACCCGGTAAATATACTCAAAGCGCGTATGTACAGATATTTGCTAATTGGTCTATAAAATGCGGATATGAAAGAAATGTCCAGAAAGGAACACCGGCAACGCGTCCGGACGTGCATTATACGCTTCCCCCCATGCCGGATCTTACGGTAGAACACGGGTTAAAGATAGAGCCGTTTCCTTATCAGAAACAGGGAATTGCTTATGCTTTGCAGAAGAAGCGATGCTTCTTTGGGGACATGCCGGGATTAGGCAAGACCCTTCAGGCCATCGGCACAGCTTTTATAGCGAAAGCTTATCCTGTTTTAGTTATCTGTCCTGCCAGTTTGAAAATCAACTGGCAGCGTGAATGGAAAAAGTTCACCGGCAAGGATGCCATTATTCTGGATGATCGGAATAAAAACAATTGGTACCGGTACTACGAAATGAAATGCTGTGATGTATTCATCACTAACTATGAATCCTTGAAAAAGTTCTTCGTGGAAGACTTTGCCGGTGGGGTAACACGCTCCATCCGGTTAAAGCCGGAAGCCAGCCTTTTTCGTTGCGTGATTATCGACGAAAGTCACCGATGTAAATCAAGCAAAACCCAGCAATCAAAAATCTGCTACAAGCTGTGCCAAAAGAAGGAGTACGTATTCATGCTTACCGGCACGCCATCTATAAACGGTCCGAAAGACTTGATTGAGCAGCTAAAGATCATGGGCCGGTTGGATGACTTCGGCGGGTATAAGTCCTTTGAAGCGAACTTTCTGCAAGGCCCCCGGCAGGCGAGCAACCTTGAAATGCTTAACTGGCGACTGTGGAATACTTGTTTCTTTCGTCGGGAAAAATCTAAGGTACTTGCCGAACTGCCGGACAAAATGCGGCAGGTGATTCAGATGGATATTACTACCCGAAAAGAATACGAGTATGCGGAACGAAATCTAATCAGTTACCTTTCTTCCTACGAACATGCCGATGATGAAAAGCTACGGCGCGCCGAGCGTGGCAAGGTGATGGTTCAGATGCAGAAGCTCCGGCAGATTTCGGCAAGAGGTAAAATATCGGCAGCTGTGGAATTCATACAGGACATCATGGATTCGGGCGAGAAGCTAATCGTTTTTGCGTTCCTGAAAGAAGTTGTTCAAGCGATAAAAGATGTGTTCCCTACGGCTGTTACGATTGTAGGAGAGAATAGCAGTCAGGAACGCCAGACGGCGGTAGACCGGTTCCAGAACGATCCGAAATGTCAGCTTATCATCTGTAACTACAAGTCTGCCGGCGTAGGACTGACATTAACAGCTAGCAGCCGGGTTGCCTTTATCGAGTTCCCGTGGACGTTTGCCGATTGTGAACAAGCGGAAGACCGGGCGCACCGTATCGGGCAAAAGGATAGTGTCAACTGCTATTACTTCTTGGGCCGGAATACCATTGACGAAGACAGCTGGGACATCATTCAGACCAAGAAGGATATCGCCAACGACGTTACCGGCACCGATGACCAGGTACCGGAGAAAGCGGTCGATGCGATTATGTTGAAATACTCGACTAAAGCGGGTATAAAGAAAAAAGAAACTGGCACGGCTCCGTTCGAAAGGGAAAGTGCGTTATTCAGTAGTGTAGTATGAAAGGAGAAGCTAACCTGCAATCGAATTGCATAACATGGTTCGACTTGCAATACCCGAACCTATCCCCACTCCTTTTCGCAGTCCCGAACGGTGGGAGCCGGAATAAGATAGAGGCCGTAAACCTAAAGAGGCAAGGGGTTAGGGCCGGAGTATCTGACCTTATCCTCCTCTTTCCCCGGCAAGGACATGGCGCTCTGCTTATCGAGATGAAGTACGGCTCCGGGAGAAAGCACCCGGGACAAAAGACATGGCAAAAGATTGTGGAATCAGCCGGATACAAATACGTTGTGTGCCGGAGTTTGGATGAGTTTATGCGGGAAGTGAATAATTATTTAGGCAAGTGAGAATATGAACTATATCGAATTGATTAATCAGTTCTGGAGGATTAGACGGTATAAGCCTTTAACAGCTTATGAAGCCGACCTCTACTATTACCTGATGCAAGAGTGTAATAATAGAAAGTGGCTTAATCCGTTCAATTTGTCTACGAATTTAATCTGCGCGGAATTAGGAATAGCAAGAAAAACGCTTTCTGATTTACGCAACCGATTAAAGCAAAAGGGGCTGATTGATTTCGTAGAAGGTCAAAAGAATAAATCCAATGCCGTTTACAAATTGATTTATGTTACCGAGGGTAACATACAGGGTAACGAACTTGGTAACATACAGGGTAACCATTTAAATACTAAACATAAACTAAATAATATACCCCCTAACCCCCAACAGGGGGAAATCGGTTTTCCTTCGGAGAAACCGAAACGGGGGCGTAAACCCAAAGTTGAGTTTATTCCTCCCACCATAGAAGAAGTTCAATCTTATTTTCAATCTTCCGGCTTGCCGGCATGGGAAATACAAGCGGAGAAGTTCTTCAACCACTGGAATAGCCAAGGTTGGAAAAAGGGTACAGGAGCCAAGATAACGAATTGGGACAGTTTAGCTAACAATTGGATACTAACGGAAAAAGAGAAAGGAGAAAAAGATGCAAGGAGTAATGGAAACCTGGGCAGCTTACCGGAACAACCCGCCTATGGAGAAGACTAAACTTTCTTACAGCGAGGAATACGAATTGAAGATGAAATTCTTGCGCGTGGCACGAAGTTGTACGAAAGGAATTTTTACCATCGACAACCGGAATAAAAAACTGGTTGGTGATTTGTTCAACTACTTTTTAGGACTACCCGGAGAGCTTGACCTTCGTAAAGGACTGTGGCTTGAAGGGCCAGTGGGAACCGGGAAAAGTTTACTGATGTACGTTTTCTCCGAGTTCATGAAAAGTCTTCGCCAAGGCTTTCAGGTGTACATCTGTAGCTCTGTTACCACAGAATATGCCTTAAGTGGTGATCTGGATAAATACCTGTTAAATGAAAATGGCTTTGCAGCCTCTCCGGTTCCGATGTGTTTTGACGAACTGGGGCGAGAACCGATACCATCGGCCTACTACGGGCAAAAAATGAATGTCATGCAACATATTCTTCATGTTCGGTACAGTTATTGGCAGACCACCGGGTTAAAAACATACGTCACGACAAATTGTGACGCTAACAAAATTGGCGAGATATACGATGATTATATCCGTGACAGGCGGAAAGAGATGTTTAACAAAATAGCCGTTACGGGGGAAAGCAGGAGATAAAATGAAAAAGAAAAAACTAATCCCCGAAAGGAAATCCTTCCCCAAGATAGGAACACCTATTAAAAAAGTGACGGAAGTCGAAAAAATCCCCATGAGCCAAATATTTGAAGAGGCCAAGTTCGACCGTTCCCGAATGGCTTTCCTTGTAAACGTCATCTTTTCACTG
This window harbors:
- the recO gene encoding DNA repair protein RecO — translated: MLHKTRGIVLHSMPYSDKYTIIYIYTEQFGRVSYMISRSRGKRSGVSSSLFMPLSVIEMEVEHKNNREIHRIREARACFPIMELSCNPVKNVIALFLAEVLFRVLKETQADEALFAFLYESVFLLESTDKSVANFHLVFLLHLLHYLGIFPNLDSYRFASYFDMLNAVFVDAVPMHKYFLTPEESQVFANLLRISFDNMHVYAFSRADRVGIVNRIIEYYRLHLPEFPEIKSIAVMQSLFD
- a CDS encoding Ig-like domain-containing protein, which gives rise to MKQTLFLLALILALFSCGKDELQPAPIDTGIKEEIYKGTGCYPNDPETLVRYSLFVDEENNVRYLYGSRNTPESRKNFWIAKFTSTGECIWETLHKNNQYSSRAHNFRLLKNGNILVANVLEGDEAYKFYECSPVIVSPKDGKTKFAKVFDGYFYSDVTMFDDFFFCTINENELKRNPKARDWCAQIDNEGNVIRHAARLMIPTEKVLFTNDSTFIEITPLHISKENIFGNYNENEWSYLVKLPSYDTCEMSLSFENNEVIGTYHLTINGKDSTEIYKLSYSTGKPIIKITDLAIVPPNKKIGIGKEYSLQLIVTPVEATEVDLIWKSSNPNIATVNEHGVIKGISEGDCIISASTPDGEHTASCEIHIVKENIEVTQEVSIINMNGYVTGSISTHILNVTESEITLTNIYVIDTSTNTTIAMADSTLLGILEPNTIRTFNMSLYQTYLPALIIEYKYKNKEYKETILWDVK
- a CDS encoding LexA family transcriptional regulator: MSAQEIIDAILKHTGFNAKSFSERIGLERAQAIYDIQKGKTKNISPQMANKILSVFSEFSKSWLLSGEGPMLKEEPGTLFPAEEPTVEATAISQRFIEIVDYIKDNVRDQDNAKQSYATIAENIGVPVSLINKVKEGKANVTFSPIKRLCSVYQVSRDWLEDGVGRPLPESADQDGVPMLTNVDTDSLKPHFEASAAFCGMPGGFAIAIEEYKCKKYSIPNLKGHDFTLIASGRSMINRNIPEKSIFNNDVVACKLWKSRSYLRWGEVYALATPDGIIIKKVMQSDLGTQYIQCVSFNVEEGYMPFDLPVEEIQDWAIVIGVAHINKWN
- a CDS encoding ORF6N domain-containing protein, translating into MEQLQLIQNKIYEIRGQKVMLDYDLAELYQVETRVLNQSVKRNINRFPEDFMFQLSKDEWDNMSSQIVMTSRSKRPKTALPLAFTEHGVVMLSSVLRSDIAIQTSVLVVRAFVAIRQLIANPPIDRVDQLETQMKELKDYIEDVFADYNDINDDTRMQLELINQTLAELQAQNKLQTKPRNPVGFIKPNN
- a CDS encoding helix-turn-helix domain-containing protein produces the protein MEKSEILEALIDYFCKGNKAQFACKLGVKPQTINTWITRNTFDIDLIYSKCERISGDWLLTGKGEMLKSNPFDLEEDSLTMRAAEPTVEYSRISPITQERLFNIIESQQRTIENLSKR
- a CDS encoding helix-turn-helix transcriptional regulator, whose amino-acid sequence is MMPLTRSETEAVLMLTEHEVIKIAADKRCVSEHTEKNQIKAAMAKLGVTTQIGLMKEVFRRVYGVEYSFEEAKRILISLCLLVLFLGNMNHVDQARRGRRVRRRVETEFVIEGEFETWQ
- a CDS encoding ATP-binding protein, which produces MTLIKRPSELNVQTTIKVLIYGQPGLGKTTLALSSPDPVLFDFDNGVHRINAAHKVPTLQISSWDEVIETLQDNLSEFKTIVIDTAGKMLDYMSAYIIRNDPKMGQRDGSLSLKGYGARKQMFINFLRQVSMMGKHIIFVAHEKEDKEGDQKIIRPEIGGSSANDMIKELDLVGYMQAIGKDRTISFDPCEKFYGKNTCNLPSTIKVAKVVNENGIACGDNNFMASIFDSYQKYLKEQVDRAGEYEALIDLIKINVEAIVNADTANEIVDKVLKFEHVWDSKLKAASMISKRCAELGLKLNKLTKKYEDAKATTAA
- a CDS encoding HNH endonuclease, with amino-acid sequence MQKQQQQPKYKFYPSLLDKFGEYLNSAAQVDKPWNVDKTPDEVVEGIEQELLNMINRVPFESEATDRGTAFNELVDLSIENRKQFNQLLNEPGNITYTLTKKDGRTATFTFPRSIVEEFAEYFRGSIPQVLCQGTLTTKYGVVELYGYSDEVKQDMVYDIKTTSQYSFPKYHNGWQKHVYPFCLTQRGCHISGFEYTITDFRNSYQEYYPFNYWKSEEALRLHSERLIEYLESKRELITDKKIFAEE